In Nocardioides nitrophenolicus, the genomic window GACCTCGACGACACCGCGCGACCGCTGGACTGGTACGAGGACGTCGACCTGCGTTGGCTGATGCTCCGGATGATCACCGAGTACGCCCAGCACTGCGGACACGCCGACCTGCTCCGCGAAGGGGTCGACGGGAGGACCGGCGTCTGAGCCGCGCCGCCCCTAGGCTGAGCCGGGTGAAGCGCCCGCCCCTGATCGCCACCGCGTGGCCGCGGCTCCTGTCGGGGATCGGTGCGGGGGTGACGGCCGCACTGCTCGGCTCGCTGGTGGAGGTCCAGCTCGGCCTGCTGCTGGCGGTCGCCGTCGCAGGAGCGGTGTACGTCGTGTTCGGCTGGGTCGTGCTGTGGCCGATGGACGCCGAGGCGACCCGGGTCAACGCCACTCACGAGGACCTCACCCCAGGAGTCGACGAGGTCGTGGTCGGCGCGGCTGCGCTCGGCGGGCTCGCGGCAGTGGTCGCTCTGCTGCTCGTCGGCGACACCTCGACCGGTCGAACCGATGCGGCCGTCGCGCTGGGCGGGGTGTTCGCGGCCTGGGCGACGTTGCACCTGATGTACGCGACCCGGTACGCGCACCTCTACTACTCCGACACCCCGGGCGGGATCGACTTCAACACCACCGAACCACCGGCGTTCCGGGATTTCCTCTACTTCAGCTACAACCTCGGGATGACCTACCAGGTCTCCGACACCGCCGTGCAGAGCAGCACGATCCGTGCCGTCGTGCTGCGCCACTGCCTGCTGTCCTACGTCTTCGGTGCGGCGATCATCGCCACCACCATCAACCTGGTGGTCGGGATCGTCTCCTGACTCAGGCCGCCACCCGCAGCCGGTACGCCGTGGCGACCAGCTCGTCGACCGCGGCGGCCCAGGTGCGCCGCAGGGCACGCTCCCGGCCGGCCGCGCCGAGCAGGCTCCGGTGCGGGTCCGCGGCCACCGCGGCGACCGCGCGGACCAGGTCGCGGGGGTCGGTGGCGTCGTACAGCACGCCGGTGGTGAGGTGGTCGACCACGTCGCGGGCGCCGCCGGCGCGCGGGGCCACCACCGGTACGCCGGACGCCCCGGCCTCGCGCAGCGCGTGGCAGTCGGTCTCGTGCTCACCGGGGTGGACCAGCAGGTCGAGGGTCGGCAGCGCCACCGTCAGGTCGCCGATGCCGAGCGGGCCGGTGAAGCGGGCGTGGGGGAGACGGCGGGCCAGCCACTCGCGGTCCGGTCCGGCGCCGATGACGACGAGGCGGATGCCGGGGACCTCGGCCAGCGCCGCGAGACGTCGGACGCCGGCCGCCTTGTGGAGGCCGCCGGCGTACCCGACGACGACCTGGCCGCTGCCGGACTTGGCGCGGGACCAGGACTGGTGCAGCCACGGGTCGCGCAGCGTGGGGGTGAAGGCGAGCGGGTCGACGCCCGGCTCCCACAGGCCCGCCGCGACCCCGAGCTCGGCGGCCCGGCGCACCATCCACGGCGAGGTGACCAGGACCCGGTCGGCGCGCTCGGCGACCTTGGCCCGCCAGTAGTCGGCGGCCAGGTCGAGCACGGGCGACTGCTCGACGGCGAGTGTCGGGACGCCGGCGCGAGCGGCGTGCTTGAGCGCCTTGCGGCCCACGGCTCGGGGGGAGTGGACCTGCACCAGGTCGGGCGCGAACCGCTCGATCGCGTCGCGCACCTGCGCGCCGGTCGGCTCCAGCGGCCGGACCCGCACGATCTCGCACCCTCGGTAGCTCGCCAGCCCCGGGCCCGGCGCGATGATCCGGACGACGTGGCCGCCGTCGACCAGCCGGTCGACGGTCGCCTTCAGGGTCGTGGTGGTGCAGTCGAGTGCCGGGTAGAAGGACTCGGTGGCCAGGACGATCCGCATGGCCCCACGATGCGCGTCCGACATGGCGCGATGCGCCGCGTTGGGTGTCCGGCTCGTGGCGGGTGCGCGAACGCGGCGGTTGCCGCGCGGACGCGCTCAGACCACGCCCTTGTCCTCCTTGGTCTGGTCCTCCACCTCCTGGGCGAGGCCGTCGAGCTCCTTGCGGATCTCGGCGTCGGTCGCGTGGAAGTCGTGGAGGACGAGGATGCACTTCTCGCCGACGGCGTGCATCTCGTCGCCGTTGTTCTTCAGCAGCGCCACCAGGATGTCGACCATGCCGTCGAAGGAGGCGTAGTGGCCGAAGGCGCCGCCCGTGGCGCCGCCGAAGCCGCGGGACCACGCCGACTGCTCGGGAGCGCCCTCCAGCTTCTTCGCGACGTCGTGGCAGTGGTCGCCGATCAGCTCGTAGCGTCCGGACACGCGCTTCAGGGCCGCGTCGGTGATGGCGACGTTGACCCGCTGACCGTTCACGTTGGTGTAGATGCCGTGCTCGCCGGCGTTGAGGAACTCGGTGGGGTTGACCAGGTCGAACGAGGTCGTGATCACCCGGTTGGCGCCGTCGGGCTTGGTGGCGGCCAGGACCGCGTTGTCGGCACAGGTCGCGAAGGCGGCCTCGGTCTCGCCGACGTCCTCGACGAGTCCGCCGACCGCCTTCCAGAACGAGGTGCCGAGCGCCTGGTACGACGACCCGTCCAGGGTGTACTGGTACGGCGCGGGCGCGGCCGGCAGGAAGCCCTTGACGATGCCGTAGAGGGTCGAGGCCTTCCCGATGACATTGGCGACGCCCTTCGGGAGGGACAGCAGGCCGCTGGCATCGGCGACCGACTTCACCACGTCGAAGATCTCGCCGGCACTGACCTCGTTCCCCTCGGAGAAGGCGTGGAAGTCCGCCGTCGCGGTGTCGATCAGCTTGGCGAAGTCGCGGTGGTAGCGCGCCCAGACCTGCGCCTCGCCGGCGACGAGGACGCCGCCGACGACGGCCAGGGCGTGCAGGCCGGTCATCACGTCGGAGATGCGGTTGGCGCCGTAGAGCTCGCGGAGCCGGATGACCGCCATGCCGTCCAGGTCGCCCAGCTCGGCCTCGATCTCGGAGATGTACTCGGGCACGAGGACGTTGC contains:
- a CDS encoding DUF1345 domain-containing protein, with the protein product MKRPPLIATAWPRLLSGIGAGVTAALLGSLVEVQLGLLLAVAVAGAVYVVFGWVVLWPMDAEATRVNATHEDLTPGVDEVVVGAAALGGLAAVVALLLVGDTSTGRTDAAVALGGVFAAWATLHLMYATRYAHLYYSDTPGGIDFNTTEPPAFRDFLYFSYNLGMTYQVSDTAVQSSTIRAVVLRHCLLSYVFGAAIIATTINLVVGIVS
- a CDS encoding glycosyltransferase, translated to MRIVLATESFYPALDCTTTTLKATVDRLVDGGHVVRIIAPGPGLASYRGCEIVRVRPLEPTGAQVRDAIERFAPDLVQVHSPRAVGRKALKHAARAGVPTLAVEQSPVLDLAADYWRAKVAERADRVLVTSPWMVRRAAELGVAAGLWEPGVDPLAFTPTLRDPWLHQSWSRAKSGSGQVVVGYAGGLHKAAGVRRLAALAEVPGIRLVVIGAGPDREWLARRLPHARFTGPLGIGDLTVALPTLDLLVHPGEHETDCHALREAGASGVPVVAPRAGGARDVVDHLTTGVLYDATDPRDLVRAVAAVAADPHRSLLGAAGRERALRRTWAAAVDELVATAYRLRVAA